In Nitrospira sp., the following are encoded in one genomic region:
- the nuoG gene encoding NADH-quinone oxidoreductase subunit NuoG has product MATIIVDNRTYAVDERHNLLAACLGIGLNVPYFCWHPAMGSVGACRQCAVKQFKDGHDRSGRLVMACMTPVSDGTRISIEDPEARAFRASVIEWLMVNHPHDCPVCDEGGECHLQDMTVMTGHAYRRYRFPKRTHRNQDLGPFIRHEMNRCIQCYRCVRFYRDYAGGRDLNVFGAHDALYFGREQDGTLENEFSGNLVEVCPTGVFTDKTLFHHYTRKWDLQSAQSICPHCSVGCNTTPGERYGILRRITNRFNSRVNGYFLCDRGRFGYEYVNSDNRIKRALMRSEPDRAKAAKPEGVPQILAFAADRLRRARGIVGIGSPRASLEANVALRSLVGPHQFFHGLDEREHQLLSTILNILRSGPVPSASIQDAEQSDAVLVLGEDLLNDAPRLALAILQSVRQQPMERVDELKIPRWDETAVRNAMQDKRGPLFVTGYRRTWFHDYATDSYFAAPDDIARLGFAVAGIIGNDAPSVPNLIDDVRPLAQRIADALTQAKRPLIIAGTRSGSRATIEAAANVAWALHQRGMQPRLSFVVPDCNSVGLALLGGGTLNEAFDSISQGKVDTVIVLENDLYRRAEQAEVDAFLDAAKTVIVIDSLEHRTTERADVLLPAATFPESDGTLVNQEGRAQRFYQVFVPDGDITESWRWLRDLAHRKADQTEGLSGVAAWHTFEDAIAATASAVPELAKVGEVAPPAGLRMVGQKIPRQPDRYSGRTSMLSHLTVHEPPPPRDPDTPLAFSMEGYRGPVPSLLIPQFWSPGWNSIQALNKYQDEVGGPLRDEMPGLRLIEPVATEAPFWFTAIPRPFHSTPHRWLLLPLSAVFGGEELSNRSPAIAERISEPFMALHPSDGARFSLEDRTTIELALQGTTYRLALHFDPSMPVGTAGISLGPDVSGVRLPAWVDLCKTIKTGRKRRVA; this is encoded by the coding sequence ATGGCGACCATCATCGTCGATAACCGAACTTACGCGGTCGATGAACGGCACAATTTGCTCGCCGCCTGTCTCGGAATCGGGCTGAACGTGCCGTACTTTTGCTGGCACCCGGCGATGGGATCGGTCGGTGCCTGCCGCCAGTGCGCCGTCAAACAGTTCAAAGACGGGCATGATCGTTCCGGTCGGCTGGTGATGGCCTGCATGACACCGGTTTCCGACGGCACTCGCATTTCCATCGAAGATCCCGAGGCCAGAGCGTTTCGGGCCTCGGTGATCGAATGGCTGATGGTGAATCATCCGCACGACTGTCCGGTCTGTGACGAAGGAGGGGAGTGTCATTTGCAAGATATGACGGTCATGACTGGTCATGCCTACCGTCGCTACCGGTTTCCTAAACGGACTCATCGGAATCAGGATCTCGGTCCTTTCATCAGGCACGAGATGAACCGGTGCATCCAATGCTACCGCTGTGTGCGATTCTACCGAGACTATGCGGGCGGGCGAGACCTCAACGTCTTCGGCGCGCATGACGCGCTCTATTTCGGCAGGGAGCAGGACGGCACGTTGGAGAATGAATTCAGCGGAAATCTTGTGGAAGTCTGTCCTACCGGAGTCTTCACCGACAAAACCTTGTTCCATCACTATACAAGGAAATGGGACCTCCAATCAGCCCAATCGATCTGCCCCCATTGCAGCGTTGGCTGCAACACGACGCCAGGAGAGCGCTACGGCATTTTGCGTCGGATCACGAATCGGTTCAACAGCCGAGTAAACGGGTATTTTCTTTGCGATCGAGGGCGGTTCGGCTATGAGTATGTCAACAGCGACAACCGGATCAAACGGGCTCTCATGCGGTCAGAGCCCGACCGCGCCAAGGCGGCAAAGCCGGAAGGAGTGCCGCAGATCCTCGCGTTCGCAGCGGACCGCTTGCGACGCGCTCGCGGGATCGTTGGAATCGGTTCGCCTCGTGCCTCGCTAGAGGCCAATGTGGCGCTTCGTTCATTGGTCGGACCGCATCAGTTTTTTCATGGGCTTGACGAGCGCGAACACCAGCTCCTTTCCACGATCCTCAATATTCTTAGGTCGGGACCGGTACCCTCCGCTTCGATTCAGGACGCAGAACAATCGGACGCCGTCCTCGTCCTTGGCGAAGACCTCTTGAACGACGCGCCCCGATTGGCGCTCGCCATTCTGCAATCAGTCCGACAACAGCCGATGGAACGAGTCGATGAGTTGAAGATTCCCCGATGGGATGAGACTGCGGTGCGCAACGCCATGCAGGACAAGCGAGGCCCATTGTTTGTGACCGGCTATCGACGTACCTGGTTCCATGACTATGCGACGGACAGCTATTTCGCCGCGCCAGACGACATTGCACGGCTCGGATTCGCCGTCGCTGGAATAATCGGAAATGATGCGCCGTCCGTTCCGAATCTCATCGACGACGTGCGTCCCCTCGCTCAACGCATCGCCGACGCACTGACCCAAGCTAAGCGCCCGTTGATTATTGCCGGCACGAGAAGCGGCTCTCGCGCGACGATCGAAGCTGCTGCCAATGTCGCGTGGGCTTTGCACCAGAGAGGGATGCAGCCCCGTCTCAGTTTCGTTGTTCCGGATTGTAATAGCGTCGGTCTCGCGTTGTTGGGCGGCGGAACTCTGAATGAGGCCTTCGACTCGATCAGTCAGGGAAAGGTCGATACTGTCATCGTGCTGGAGAACGACCTGTACCGACGCGCGGAGCAGGCAGAAGTCGATGCCTTCTTGGATGCCGCAAAAACAGTGATCGTGATCGACTCGCTCGAGCATCGTACGACAGAACGTGCCGACGTGCTGCTGCCGGCTGCCACGTTTCCAGAATCCGATGGGACCCTCGTGAATCAAGAAGGGCGGGCGCAGCGGTTTTACCAAGTCTTCGTACCTGATGGTGATATCACGGAAAGCTGGCGTTGGCTGAGGGATCTTGCCCACAGAAAAGCAGATCAGACGGAGGGTCTGTCCGGCGTAGCCGCCTGGCACACCTTTGAGGATGCTATCGCCGCCACGGCCTCCGCTGTTCCAGAGCTCGCGAAGGTCGGAGAGGTTGCCCCACCAGCCGGCCTTCGCATGGTCGGACAAAAAATCCCTCGGCAACCGGATCGGTATAGCGGGCGCACGTCTATGTTGTCCCACCTCACCGTCCACGAGCCTCCGCCTCCGCGCGACCCCGATACTCCGCTGGCTTTCTCTATGGAGGGGTACCGAGGACCGGTTCCTTCACTGCTGATTCCACAATTCTGGAGTCCTGGATGGAATTCCATCCAAGCTTTGAACAAATACCAGGACGAAGTCGGCGGACCGCTGCGTGATGAAATGCCTGGTCTGAGGCTGATCGAGCCGGTCGCGACGGAAGCGCCATTTTGGTTCACCGCCATTCCACGTCCTTTTCACTCTACCCCTCATCGATGGTTGCTCTTGCCGCTGTCCGCTGTATTTGGGGGCGAGGAGCTCAGCAATCGATCTCCGGCGATTGCTGAACGGATTTCTGAACCGTTCATGGCTTTGCACCCATCAGATGGAGCGCGGTTCAGCCTAGAAGACAGAACCACAATTGAATTGGCGTTGCAGGGAACGACCTATCGCCTTGCCCTGCACTTCGACCCTTCGATGCCGGTCGGCACTGCAGGCATATCTCTTGGACCTGATGTATCCGGGGTGAGATTGCCGGCGTGGGTCGATCTGTGCAAGACGATCAAGACCGGACGGAAGCGGAGGGTCGCGTGA
- the nuoH gene encoding NADH-quinone oxidoreductase subunit NuoH: MGRSVQDDQDRTEAEGRVIDWSRTALTIVVILGGVLTLAGLLIWVERRLLGIWQERHGPNRVGPGGLLQSLADMIKMFTKEDWIPPFADKAVFVLTPAIVVITALMSFAVVPIVPGFVVADLNMGILFFLAMASLAAYSVIIGGWASNSKFAFLGSLRAIAQLLSYEVFMGLSLMGAVLLAGSFNLSDIVEAQRHLWFVVPQFLGFLGFFMAGLAEAHRTPFDMPEAEAELVAGYHAEYSGMKFGMFFVGEYLSVILLSAMTVILFFGGWHGPWLPPVVWFVLKMSVFIVLIILIRATWPRLRFDQLLSFGWKVVMPLALINLLVTGGVVLWKAG, from the coding sequence GTGGGTCGATCTGTGCAAGACGATCAAGACCGGACGGAAGCGGAGGGTCGCGTGATCGATTGGAGCCGCACCGCGCTGACGATCGTCGTCATCCTCGGCGGCGTTCTCACGCTGGCCGGATTGCTGATCTGGGTTGAACGTCGACTGCTGGGAATCTGGCAGGAACGGCATGGACCCAACCGGGTAGGACCCGGCGGTCTCCTGCAATCATTGGCGGATATGATCAAAATGTTCACGAAAGAAGACTGGATTCCGCCCTTCGCGGATAAGGCGGTCTTCGTCCTCACACCGGCCATCGTCGTCATCACCGCGCTCATGTCGTTCGCTGTCGTGCCGATCGTTCCCGGCTTCGTTGTCGCAGATCTCAACATGGGGATCCTGTTTTTTTTGGCCATGGCGAGCCTCGCCGCCTACAGCGTGATCATCGGAGGGTGGGCATCCAACAGCAAGTTCGCGTTTCTCGGCAGCCTTCGAGCCATCGCGCAGCTATTGAGCTATGAAGTGTTCATGGGGCTGTCATTGATGGGAGCCGTGCTCCTGGCAGGATCGTTCAACCTCAGCGACATTGTGGAAGCGCAACGGCATCTGTGGTTCGTCGTCCCCCAATTTCTTGGTTTTCTCGGTTTCTTCATGGCCGGACTGGCTGAAGCGCATCGCACGCCGTTCGACATGCCGGAAGCGGAAGCGGAGCTGGTCGCCGGCTATCACGCGGAGTACAGCGGGATGAAATTCGGGATGTTTTTTGTCGGCGAATATCTCAGCGTCATCTTACTCTCGGCGATGACCGTGATCCTCTTCTTCGGCGGCTGGCACGGACCCTGGCTGCCGCCGGTGGTGTGGTTTGTCTTGAAGATGTCCGTCTTCATTGTCCTGATCATACTCATTCGAGCGACCTGGCCCAGGCTTCGCTTTGACCAACTCTTGTCGTTCGGCTGGAAAGTGGTGATGCCGTTGGCATTGATTAATCTCCTGGTTACAGGAGGCGTGGTTCTGTGGAAAGCAGGATGA
- the nuoI gene encoding NADH-quinone oxidoreductase subunit NuoI, protein MKTWAYPRDLILGLWIVFKRTFTKPVTVQYPEERPYLPPRWRGRIVLTRDPDGEERCVSCYLCAVACPVDCIALQATEDPTAHERRYPEFFRINFSRCIYCGYCEDACPTYAIQLVPDFEQSEYARRNMVYEKEDLLISGTGKYHGYNFYRVAGVKIRDKDKGQAENELPPVDVRSLMP, encoded by the coding sequence ATGAAAACGTGGGCATATCCGCGCGATCTGATCCTGGGGCTATGGATCGTCTTCAAACGAACATTTACAAAACCTGTCACGGTTCAGTATCCGGAAGAGCGGCCCTATTTGCCTCCACGCTGGCGAGGGCGAATCGTACTCACCCGAGATCCCGACGGAGAAGAACGTTGCGTCTCCTGTTATCTCTGCGCAGTGGCTTGTCCCGTTGATTGCATCGCCCTGCAGGCCACTGAAGACCCGACCGCTCATGAGCGCCGCTATCCGGAATTCTTTCGGATCAATTTCTCGCGTTGCATCTATTGTGGATATTGTGAAGATGCCTGTCCCACCTATGCAATCCAGCTCGTCCCGGATTTTGAACAGAGCGAATATGCGCGTCGAAACATGGTCTACGAAAAGGAAGATCTCCTAATCAGCGGTACCGGCAAGTATCACGGCTATAACTTTTATCGAGTCGCCGGTGTGAAAATTCGCGATAAAGACAAGGGTCAAGCTGAAAACGAACTCCCGCCGGTGGATGTGAGGAGTTTGATGCCATAA
- the nuoJ gene encoding NADH-quinone oxidoreductase subunit J: MEILFYIAAAVTLLATVRVITHVHAVHALLYLVVALIALALIFYLLGAQFAAALEIIIYGGAIMVLFIFVVMLLGPLAVEQEKSWLTPGTWVGPSVLALVLLGEVGYLIVAGDRLPIEVTEARRKAISIVLYGPYVIGVELASMLLLPGLIGAYHLGRRVSKESR; this comes from the coding sequence ATGGAAATTCTTTTCTACATCGCCGCTGCCGTAACTCTCCTGGCGACTGTGCGTGTCATCACCCATGTGCATGCCGTCCACGCGCTGCTCTATCTGGTCGTGGCGCTCATCGCGCTGGCTCTGATCTTCTATTTGCTCGGCGCTCAGTTTGCCGCAGCGCTGGAGATCATTATTTACGGCGGCGCCATTATGGTGCTCTTCATTTTTGTGGTGATGCTCTTAGGGCCGCTCGCTGTCGAGCAGGAAAAGAGTTGGCTCACGCCGGGAACATGGGTGGGGCCAAGTGTGCTGGCCCTGGTGCTGCTTGGTGAGGTGGGATATCTCATTGTTGCCGGGGACCGTCTGCCGATCGAGGTTACGGAAGCCCGCCGGAAAGCCATATCCATCGTCCTCTATGGCCCCTATGTCATTGGGGTGGAATTAGCGTCGATGTTGTTGCTTCCCGGCCTGATCGGTGCCTATCACTTGGGCCGTCGTGTGTCGAAGGAGTCGCGTTGA
- the nuoK gene encoding NADH-quinone oxidoreductase subunit NuoK — protein MLTTHALVLAIMLFCIGLVGLLSRRNILYMLLSLEIMLNAASLAFIAGGARWGQVDGEIMFLFILTLAAAEVSVALGIVLQLSYRFQTLDADAFSEMKG, from the coding sequence ATGCTCACGACGCATGCGCTGGTGCTGGCCATCATGCTGTTCTGCATCGGATTGGTCGGTCTCTTGAGTCGACGGAACATTCTCTACATGTTGCTGTCGCTCGAAATCATGCTCAACGCGGCAAGTCTGGCGTTCATTGCCGGCGGAGCTCGCTGGGGACAGGTAGATGGAGAGATCATGTTTTTGTTCATCCTCACGCTGGCGGCGGCTGAGGTCTCCGTGGCGCTTGGTATCGTACTCCAGCTGTCCTACCGGTTCCAAACATTGGACGCGGATGCATTCAGCGAGATGAAAGGCTGA
- the nuoL gene encoding NADH-quinone oxidoreductase subunit L, with protein MLRLLWLIPALPLAGFLWLALFGGRFSRRQVAWVGCGSVGTTALVTALVGADFLRVFPDRTSYHQTLWNWIDTSGMTVGVSWYLDALSLLMVAVITAIGFLIHLYSVEYMVDDDGYARFFAYMNLFVAAMLTLVLADNLLLLYLGWEGVGLCSYLLIGFWYREPEYGAAAQKAFIVTRIGDTAFAIGLFILFTQLKTLSIQQVQTLAAEAWPVGSDIAVIVTILFLVGAVGKSAQLPLQVWLPDAMAGPTPVSALIHAATMVTAGVYLIARMHRLFELAPSVLEVVAVIGLLTLLLAACSALVQRDIKRVLAYSTMSQIGYMFLALGVGAWSAALFHFLTHSCFKALLFLAAGSVIHSLHHEQDIFRMGGLRRQLPLTFWTFLIGAAAMSGVPFITSGFYSKDWILWSAWSSPLSHRWIWFGALLGTLLTGLYSFRLIFRVFFGEVRTPPSGAPGFAMRVPLVVLALFAVTVGFLEVPRTLGDLSLFSQYLSHVLPPIETMPEMDESVEALVQIAVTSSGLLGIGLAAVLFLPRASVVDRLAGTLLGHTLVTLWQGGWGFDRMYDGLIVQPWLHLTRESGELIDRGYESLGVAAESFHVWLSRTQTGHVRWYAATVAVGALVLLGLFAI; from the coding sequence ATGCTTCGCCTTCTTTGGCTTATCCCAGCCCTACCGCTCGCCGGCTTTCTGTGGTTAGCCCTGTTCGGAGGGCGTTTCTCTCGGCGACAGGTCGCGTGGGTCGGCTGCGGTTCGGTGGGCACGACGGCCCTCGTCACTGCGCTCGTCGGTGCAGATTTTCTCCGAGTCTTTCCCGATCGCACTTCCTACCATCAAACGCTGTGGAATTGGATCGACACTTCGGGGATGACCGTCGGGGTCTCCTGGTACCTGGACGCTCTCTCACTCCTTATGGTGGCGGTTATCACTGCTATTGGTTTTTTGATCCATCTGTACTCAGTCGAGTACATGGTCGATGACGATGGGTATGCGCGGTTCTTTGCCTACATGAATCTGTTCGTGGCAGCCATGCTGACGCTGGTGCTGGCAGACAATCTGCTTCTGCTCTACCTCGGCTGGGAAGGTGTGGGGCTGTGCAGCTACCTCTTGATCGGTTTTTGGTATCGCGAACCGGAGTACGGCGCCGCCGCGCAGAAGGCTTTCATTGTGACTCGTATCGGAGACACGGCTTTTGCCATCGGCTTATTCATCCTCTTTACTCAACTGAAGACCTTGTCGATACAACAGGTCCAGACGCTTGCCGCTGAGGCTTGGCCGGTGGGTTCGGACATTGCCGTGATCGTGACCATTCTATTTTTGGTCGGGGCGGTCGGAAAGTCGGCCCAGCTGCCGCTTCAAGTTTGGTTGCCGGACGCGATGGCCGGTCCCACTCCGGTCAGCGCCCTCATCCATGCGGCAACGATGGTGACGGCGGGTGTCTACCTCATCGCTCGCATGCATCGACTCTTTGAGCTCGCGCCATCGGTACTGGAGGTCGTCGCGGTGATCGGCCTTCTGACTTTGCTCCTCGCTGCCTGCAGCGCCTTGGTTCAACGCGACATCAAGAGGGTGCTCGCCTATTCGACGATGAGCCAGATCGGATATATGTTTCTTGCGCTTGGCGTCGGAGCCTGGTCTGCCGCTCTCTTTCACTTTCTGACCCATTCCTGCTTCAAGGCATTGCTCTTTTTAGCGGCTGGATCCGTCATCCACAGCCTCCACCATGAGCAGGACATTTTCCGGATGGGCGGCCTCCGGCGTCAACTGCCGCTGACGTTTTGGACATTCCTTATCGGCGCCGCCGCGATGTCCGGTGTCCCGTTCATCACCTCCGGGTTTTACAGCAAGGACTGGATCTTGTGGTCTGCCTGGTCGTCACCGTTGAGCCATCGTTGGATCTGGTTCGGCGCGTTACTCGGGACGCTGCTCACCGGACTCTACAGTTTCCGTTTGATCTTTCGGGTCTTTTTTGGAGAGGTCCGCACGCCACCGAGCGGAGCACCAGGTTTTGCGATGCGCGTTCCTCTGGTGGTGTTGGCTCTCTTCGCTGTCACAGTCGGCTTTCTTGAAGTGCCCCGCACGCTTGGCGACCTGTCTCTGTTTAGTCAGTACCTGTCGCATGTCCTGCCGCCGATCGAGACAATGCCAGAGATGGATGAGTCGGTTGAGGCCCTTGTACAGATCGCCGTCACATCCTCGGGACTGTTGGGAATCGGGCTGGCCGCAGTCCTGTTCCTTCCACGAGCCAGCGTAGTTGATCGACTTGCAGGAACATTATTGGGTCATACCCTGGTGACATTGTGGCAAGGAGGGTGGGGCTTTGATCGAATGTATGACGGACTGATCGTACAGCCCTGGCTCCATCTTACCAGGGAATCAGGTGAGCTCATCGACCGGGGTTACGAATCACTCGGTGTTGCAGCTGAATCCTTCCATGTGTGGTTGAGTCGAACTCAAACGGGTCACGTCCGCTGGTATGCGGCGACCGTTGCTGTCGGCGCTCTTGTGTTACTCGGTCTGTTTGCGATCTAA
- a CDS encoding NADH-quinone oxidoreductase subunit M, with translation MVLWLLILIPLLAAPLAWMGEQWSRHAARWIAIGALFIDLLLALLLWSQDQWFQDPGQGAWLLESQTSWIPLWGISLHLGLDGLSLVLILLTTFLGLIAIVASWTEIQVRVGFFHCNVLLALGGVIGVFLAIDLFLFFFFWEVMLVPMYLLIAMWGHEQRRHASFKFFLFTQAGSLLLLVAIIALALLHQHAFGRPSFDYADLMGLAQKNEMGWWLMLAFFIGFAVKLPAPPFHPWLPDTYTAAPTGATVILAGLLAKTGAYGLIRFTIPLFPDAISEFAPIAMGLGVMGILYGAVLACAQTDMKRLVAYSSISHMGFFLLGAFAGTELALQGAVMQLVAHGLSIGALFMLAGALQERLHTRDMRQMGGLWGVIPRVASMTLFFALASLGLPGLANFIGEFLVLFGSFSVQPFLTILASTGMVMAAIYSLAMMQRAFFGRQRETRIEPDLSNIAFGTLLLMAVLQVWLGLYPRPVLSTTMPVMATLVQQTPPSSNLTHPPSKFLPSSNSFTSHVSAP, from the coding sequence ATGGTCCTGTGGCTGCTCATACTCATCCCCCTGCTTGCCGCGCCCCTCGCGTGGATGGGGGAGCAGTGGTCCCGCCACGCCGCTCGCTGGATCGCGATCGGTGCTTTGTTCATCGATCTTCTCCTGGCCCTTCTGCTATGGAGCCAAGACCAGTGGTTCCAGGACCCAGGCCAGGGGGCATGGCTCTTAGAAAGTCAAACCAGCTGGATTCCCCTGTGGGGCATCAGTCTGCATCTCGGTCTCGATGGTCTCAGTTTGGTGCTCATCCTCTTGACGACCTTCCTCGGTCTCATCGCCATCGTCGCATCCTGGACAGAAATCCAAGTTCGGGTCGGATTCTTCCACTGTAACGTACTGCTGGCCCTGGGCGGGGTCATCGGGGTGTTCCTGGCGATCGATCTGTTTCTGTTTTTTTTCTTCTGGGAAGTCATGCTGGTACCCATGTATCTCCTGATCGCCATGTGGGGACATGAGCAACGTCGGCACGCCTCGTTCAAGTTCTTCTTGTTTACTCAGGCTGGTAGCCTACTCCTCCTCGTGGCGATCATCGCTCTGGCACTACTTCATCAACATGCGTTTGGAAGACCCAGTTTCGACTATGCCGATCTGATGGGACTGGCGCAGAAAAACGAGATGGGCTGGTGGCTGATGCTGGCTTTCTTCATCGGCTTCGCGGTGAAGCTGCCGGCTCCGCCTTTTCATCCGTGGCTGCCCGACACATACACAGCAGCTCCAACCGGCGCGACTGTCATCCTCGCCGGGCTGTTAGCAAAAACTGGTGCCTATGGATTGATCCGTTTCACGATTCCGTTGTTTCCCGACGCGATCAGTGAGTTCGCTCCCATCGCAATGGGACTCGGCGTGATGGGCATCCTCTACGGGGCTGTCTTAGCCTGTGCCCAAACGGATATGAAACGACTGGTGGCCTATAGCAGCATCAGCCACATGGGTTTTTTCCTACTCGGCGCCTTTGCTGGGACGGAATTGGCGCTGCAAGGAGCGGTGATGCAACTGGTGGCGCATGGGCTGAGCATCGGCGCCCTCTTCATGTTGGCAGGCGCGCTGCAAGAGCGTCTCCATACGAGGGACATGCGACAGATGGGAGGATTGTGGGGAGTGATTCCACGTGTGGCGTCGATGACTCTGTTCTTTGCGTTGGCTTCTCTCGGTCTGCCGGGCTTGGCAAATTTCATCGGCGAATTTCTCGTTCTCTTTGGATCCTTTTCCGTTCAGCCGTTCTTGACCATCTTGGCATCGACCGGCATGGTCATGGCCGCAATTTATTCTCTTGCCATGATGCAACGCGCATTCTTTGGCCGGCAGCGTGAAACCCGCATTGAACCGGACTTATCGAATATCGCGTTTGGAACATTGCTCCTCATGGCAGTACTACAAGTCTGGCTTGGGCTCTATCCGAGGCCTGTGTTGAGCACCACGATGCCGGTCATGGCAACGCTCGTACAGCAAACGCCGCCATCCTCCAATCTGACTCACCCGCCATCGAAATTCTTGCCGTCGTCCAACAGTTTCACCTCTCACGTGAGTGCACCGTGA
- a CDS encoding NADH-quinone oxidoreductase subunit N, whose translation MTLQDFIALSPILDLGALSIVTMLVLAVRRHHATIALLSFLSCLLTLATLPWAATSTPRSVTALLIVDKYALLYMGLLLSATMVVISLSYRYLKLHFIEQEGVEEYYLLLLLATFGGLVLTASAHFVSFFLGLEVLGVSLCSLIGYLRTRRHPLEAAVKYLLISISASTFLLFGMALLYFESGSMTFRGVGRVVEMAQTVPGLWLGGFVLVLVGIALKLGLAPFHMWIPDVYQGAPTPITAYIATVSKGAVMALLLRFATDVEALKIDALAHLFALLAVSSMVTGNVLALFQQNVKRLLAYSSIAHFGYLLVALLAGGSAAAEAVTFYVVVYCVMTLGAFGVVIVYSSERGDAERFEDYRGLFWARPWLAAMLTLSLLSLAGIPVTAGFIGKFYAIAAGVDAGLWWLVLALIGNSVISLYYYLRLIVTLFADEPAPATIPQGQAVQSPQAAGWTAVFSLGLVASIILLLGVYPGPLMEFIRDSVSNLVMVVVQRP comes from the coding sequence GTGACGCTACAAGATTTCATTGCCCTTTCCCCCATTCTCGATCTCGGTGCGCTCTCCATTGTGACGATGCTCGTACTCGCCGTCAGGCGACACCATGCGACCATCGCCCTCTTATCGTTCCTGTCGTGCCTGCTCACCCTTGCCACTTTGCCCTGGGCGGCGACGTCGACACCGCGATCCGTGACGGCGTTGCTGATCGTGGATAAGTATGCCTTGTTGTACATGGGACTCTTGCTAAGCGCGACGATGGTCGTCATCTCACTGTCGTACCGATATTTGAAGCTTCATTTTATTGAGCAGGAAGGAGTGGAAGAATACTACCTGCTCCTCTTACTCGCCACCTTCGGCGGACTGGTTCTTACCGCTTCTGCACACTTCGTGTCTTTTTTCCTCGGACTCGAAGTGCTCGGTGTGTCCCTGTGCAGTTTGATCGGGTATTTACGGACCAGACGCCATCCGTTGGAAGCAGCCGTGAAATACCTGCTGATCTCCATATCCGCTTCAACCTTTCTGCTGTTCGGCATGGCCCTTCTCTATTTCGAAAGCGGCTCCATGACGTTTCGCGGGGTGGGTAGGGTGGTGGAAATGGCGCAAACAGTTCCAGGCCTCTGGCTGGGAGGTTTTGTCCTGGTCCTTGTCGGCATCGCATTAAAGCTCGGCTTGGCACCGTTTCATATGTGGATTCCAGATGTCTACCAGGGAGCCCCAACTCCCATTACGGCGTACATTGCGACGGTGTCCAAGGGAGCGGTCATGGCGCTGCTGCTCCGCTTCGCGACCGATGTCGAGGCATTGAAAATCGACGCCCTTGCACATCTGTTCGCTCTTCTCGCTGTTTCTTCGATGGTCACGGGGAACGTGCTCGCGCTATTCCAACAGAATGTCAAGCGGCTCTTGGCCTATTCATCGATCGCACACTTCGGGTACCTGCTCGTGGCTCTGCTGGCCGGTGGCTCTGCAGCCGCTGAAGCCGTCACCTTCTACGTGGTCGTCTATTGTGTCATGACCTTAGGTGCCTTCGGTGTGGTGATCGTTTACTCAAGCGAACGAGGGGATGCAGAACGTTTCGAGGACTATCGCGGATTGTTTTGGGCTCGTCCCTGGCTGGCCGCCATGTTAACGCTGAGCCTGTTGTCGCTGGCCGGTATCCCGGTAACGGCGGGATTCATCGGGAAGTTTTATGCGATTGCGGCTGGTGTTGACGCCGGCCTTTGGTGGCTCGTGTTGGCGCTGATTGGGAACAGCGTCATCAGCCTGTATTATTATCTTCGATTGATCGTGACCTTGTTCGCCGACGAGCCGGCACCGGCAACCATCCCTCAAGGGCAGGCTGTGCAATCGCCACAGGCGGCAGGCTGGACGGCCGTCTTCTCTCTGGGGCTTGTCGCCTCGATCATTCTGTTGCTAGGAGTCTATCCAGGACCACTGATGGAGTTCATCCGAGATTCTGTCAGCAATCTGGTCATGGTGGTTGTGCAGAGACCATGA
- a CDS encoding DUF433 domain-containing protein: MSAPKRPLITTSPEVLGGTPVFAGTRVPVQTLIEYLEGGETIDDFLEGFPTVTREQVIAFLEEAKARMLPVAS, translated from the coding sequence ATGTCGGCTCCCAAGCGCCCGCTCATCACTACATCACCCGAAGTGCTCGGCGGGACTCCAGTATTCGCGGGAACACGTGTGCCGGTACAAACGCTGATTGAATACCTGGAAGGCGGCGAGACGATCGACGACTTCTTAGAAGGTTTTCCCACTGTCACGCGGGAGCAAGTGATCGCCTTTCTGGAAGAAGCAAAAGCGCGGATGCTCCCCGTCGCCTCGTGA
- a CDS encoding DUF5615 family PIN-like protein, whose translation MRILLDECVDRRFAKEITRHEVVTVSQAGWTGIKNGELLTLAQEQFDVFVTVDQHLSFQQNLSQFTIAVVVLQAPTNRLQDLRLLAPKLQTVLPMLVKGQVRWVSLSP comes from the coding sequence GTGAGAATTCTACTGGACGAGTGCGTTGACCGCCGGTTTGCCAAGGAGATCACGAGGCATGAGGTTGTGACCGTCTCGCAAGCGGGATGGACGGGTATCAAGAACGGTGAACTGCTGACACTCGCTCAGGAACAGTTTGATGTGTTCGTGACCGTCGACCAGCATCTCTCCTTCCAGCAGAACCTTTCGCAGTTCACCATAGCCGTGGTCGTGCTCCAGGCTCCAACCAACCGTTTACAGGACCTTCGACTGTTGGCACCGAAACTACAAACCGTGTTGCCGATGCTCGTCAAAGGCCAAGTCCGCTGGGTGAGTCTCTCACCATGA